From a single Ascaphus truei isolate aAscTru1 chromosome 2, aAscTru1.hap1, whole genome shotgun sequence genomic region:
- the LOC142486886 gene encoding uncharacterized protein LOC142486886 isoform X2 has protein sequence MDVSDFKTPQFTENLLEDPGLFLPMQETQMDRCLERQGELSDFTLGDDSYGANVQRRPAHVTEADPYGVNVPSHVTETDPYGVNVPSHVTEADPYGVDVQRRPSQPVTDMTQCPSLHRDISNPIIYQGSGIPYRQGLPVQKGPEKEDIACKESASQPHQEKIVPGIVVSQEPSRIASFSHKDPERLERVASIMTHAQASQPHPDVDRMMPNTLQEPTRKPDQADGGTSKIAQIPPCTSYEGVEEGVSSAGQVLEMPDRIISKTMTGISDRRSEGVLPQVSVLPADRKNSNALEAPGIHEKAERIISRISHMPSAQQYAEAVMYPDSATSMPPAPKTADSTTKQLVDSKVYHEMATTAPPTRAPSQFKEISGATEGPQRVYKVPSTPYYELNSAVESPVDGIPFQSTTYLPANQDSVARIFRALSDTHTTIESKQGQGGQPSSYDAPVESRPSFHFTDHAEAASMQFGPPPQGPPVQYKPESVQQEGTVPCDREQVPRESLVPSQKGKTHSVESVKQPASQHSYQTVQSPPLQQPVYRNTDTGDYHALYHQEATNIPQQANDSCFKDDARYYITSEPFEKRRDETRSSMDESQKHLKDQCERDQANMWTLYRLTDLSQQKGYSAQPVMGNTPAYKISDEAKMEATAPYILVGFSVQDTHGSQSIPGHSVLSNNEISTQRRYIAIPVAVAVPREGHDRAACEETPPRPENHK, from the exons ATGGACGTGTCCGATTTTAAAACGCCACAGTTCACAGAGAATTTACTTGAAGATCCAGGATTATTCTTACCAATGCAAGAGACTCAGATGGACAGATGTTTGGAACGGCAAGGGGAATTGTCTGATTTTACATTGGGAGATGATTCTTATGGAGCTAATGTGCAAAGAAGGCCAGCACATGTGACTGAAGCTGATCCTTATGGAGTTAATGTGCCATCACATGTGACTGAAACTGATCCTTATGGAGTTAACGTGCCATCACATGTGACTGAAGCTGATCCTTATGGAGTTGATGTTCAAAGAAGGCCATCACAACCTGTTACTGACATGACACAATGTCCGTCACTTCATCGGGATATTTCCAATCCTATTATTTACCAAGGCTCAGGAATCCCTTACCGCCAGGGGCTACCTGTGCAGAAAGGTCCAGAAAAGGAAGATATAGCATGTAAAGAAAGTGCTAGCCAGCCACATCAGGAAAAGATCGTTCCCGGGATTGTGGTTTCTCAAGAACCAAGTAGAATTGCTTCCTTTTCACATAAAgatcctgagaggttggaaagagTTGCATCAATAATGACGCATGCACAAGCATCACAGCCCCATCCTGATGTTGATCGAATGATGCCCAATACACTACAGGAGCCAACCCGTAAACCTGACCAAGCAGATGGAGGGACGTCTAAAATTGCACAAATTCCACCTTGCACTTCGTATGAAGGAGTGGAGGAAGGTGTCTCCTCCGCAGGTCAGGTCCTTGAAATGCCAGACCGAATTATTTCAAAAACAATGACTGGAATATCTGACAGGAGATCCGAAGGAGTTCTGCCTCAAGTTTCAGTCCTCCCTGCTGATAGAAAGAACTCTAACGCTTTGGAGGCTCCAGGGATTCATGAAAAAGCAGAGAGAATAATTTCCAGGATATCACATATGCCATCAGCTCAACAGTATGCAGAGGCAGTGATGTATCCTGATTCTGCAACTTCGATGCCCCCTGCTCCAAAAACAGCAGATTCTACAACAAAACAGCTGGTGGATTCTAAAGTGTACCATGAAATGGCAACAACTGCTCCTCCAACTCGAGCACCATCACAATTTAAGGAAATATCAGGAGCAACCGAAGGTCCACAGAGAGTGTATAAAGTCCCTTCTACTCCATATTATGAACTTAACTCGGCTGTGGAAAGTCCAGTGGATGGAATTCCATTTCAATCCACCACATATCTGCCTGCAAATCAAGACAGTGTGGCTCGTATTTTTAGAGCTCTCTCTGACACTCATACAACTATTGAGTCTAAACAAGGACAGGGGGGACAGCCATCATCTTATGATGCTCCAGTAGAAAGTCGGCCTAGTTTTCATTTTACGGATCATGCTGAAGCTGCATCAATGCAATTTGGACCACCTCCTCAAGGTCCTCCTGTCCAGTATAAACCTGAATCGGTACAACAGGAAGGGACAGTTCCATGTGACAGGGAGCAAGTTCCACGGGAAAGTTTAGTTCCATCACAAAAAGGGAAAACACATTCTGTAGAGTCTGTTAAACAGCCTGCAAGTCAACATTCATACCAAACGGTTCAATCTCCACCTCTACAACAGCCAGTCTACAGAAACACTGATACTGGAGATTACCATGCTTTATACCATCAGGAAGCTACTAATATTCCACAACAAGCTAATGATAGCTGCTTTAAAGATGATGCAAGATACTACATCACTTCTGAGCCATTTGAGAAAAGGAGAGATGAAACGCGGAGTAGTATGGACGAGTCACAGAAGCACTTAAAAGATCAAT GTGAAAGAGACCAGGCGAACATGTGGACTCTCTACCGGCTGACTGACTTAAGTCAACAAAAAGGCTATTCTGCACAACCTGTAATGGGAAACACCCCAGCTTACAAGATATCAGATGAAGCTAAGATGGAGGCCACTGCTCCTTACATTTTAGTTGGTTTCAGCGTTCAAGATACACACGGCTCACAATCTATTCCTGGTCATTCCGTACTCTCAAATAATGAGATTAGCACACAGAGAAGATACATTGCCATACCTGTGGCTGTAGCAGTACCTAGAGAAGGACATGACCGTGCAGCCTGTGAGGAAACTCCCCCACGCCCTGAAaaccacaaataa
- the LOC142486886 gene encoding uncharacterized protein LOC142486886 isoform X1 → MISAKPRLFVPYGLKTLLEGLSRAVLRHQPENIAQFASVYFTELLQFKHANPTLDIKALLKEFQYGKVKVWPEAMDVSDFKTPQFTENLLEDPGLFLPMQETQMDRCLERQGELSDFTLGDDSYGANVQRRPAHVTEADPYGVNVPSHVTETDPYGVNVPSHVTEADPYGVDVQRRPSQPVTDMTQCPSLHRDISNPIIYQGSGIPYRQGLPVQKGPEKEDIACKESASQPHQEKIVPGIVVSQEPSRIASFSHKDPERLERVASIMTHAQASQPHPDVDRMMPNTLQEPTRKPDQADGGTSKIAQIPPCTSYEGVEEGVSSAGQVLEMPDRIISKTMTGISDRRSEGVLPQVSVLPADRKNSNALEAPGIHEKAERIISRISHMPSAQQYAEAVMYPDSATSMPPAPKTADSTTKQLVDSKVYHEMATTAPPTRAPSQFKEISGATEGPQRVYKVPSTPYYELNSAVESPVDGIPFQSTTYLPANQDSVARIFRALSDTHTTIESKQGQGGQPSSYDAPVESRPSFHFTDHAEAASMQFGPPPQGPPVQYKPESVQQEGTVPCDREQVPRESLVPSQKGKTHSVESVKQPASQHSYQTVQSPPLQQPVYRNTDTGDYHALYHQEATNIPQQANDSCFKDDARYYITSEPFEKRRDETRSSMDESQKHLKDQCERDQANMWTLYRLTDLSQQKGYSAQPVMGNTPAYKISDEAKMEATAPYILVGFSVQDTHGSQSIPGHSVLSNNEISTQRRYIAIPVAVAVPREGHDRAACEETPPRPENHK, encoded by the exons ATGATCTCTGCAAAGCCCAGACTTTTTGTCCCGTATGGCCTAAAAACTTTGCTGGAAGGTCTGAGCAGAGCTGTTCTGAGGCACCAGCCAGAAAACATTGCCCAGTTTGCATCCGTATATTTCACGGAGTTACTGCAGTTTAAACATG CAAACCCTACTTTGGATATTAAGGCTCTTCTGAAAGAATTTCAATATGGAAAAG tGAAGGTATGGCCAGAAGCAATGGACGTGTCCGATTTTAAAACGCCACAGTTCACAGAGAATTTACTTGAAGATCCAGGATTATTCTTACCAATGCAAGAGACTCAGATGGACAGATGTTTGGAACGGCAAGGGGAATTGTCTGATTTTACATTGGGAGATGATTCTTATGGAGCTAATGTGCAAAGAAGGCCAGCACATGTGACTGAAGCTGATCCTTATGGAGTTAATGTGCCATCACATGTGACTGAAACTGATCCTTATGGAGTTAACGTGCCATCACATGTGACTGAAGCTGATCCTTATGGAGTTGATGTTCAAAGAAGGCCATCACAACCTGTTACTGACATGACACAATGTCCGTCACTTCATCGGGATATTTCCAATCCTATTATTTACCAAGGCTCAGGAATCCCTTACCGCCAGGGGCTACCTGTGCAGAAAGGTCCAGAAAAGGAAGATATAGCATGTAAAGAAAGTGCTAGCCAGCCACATCAGGAAAAGATCGTTCCCGGGATTGTGGTTTCTCAAGAACCAAGTAGAATTGCTTCCTTTTCACATAAAgatcctgagaggttggaaagagTTGCATCAATAATGACGCATGCACAAGCATCACAGCCCCATCCTGATGTTGATCGAATGATGCCCAATACACTACAGGAGCCAACCCGTAAACCTGACCAAGCAGATGGAGGGACGTCTAAAATTGCACAAATTCCACCTTGCACTTCGTATGAAGGAGTGGAGGAAGGTGTCTCCTCCGCAGGTCAGGTCCTTGAAATGCCAGACCGAATTATTTCAAAAACAATGACTGGAATATCTGACAGGAGATCCGAAGGAGTTCTGCCTCAAGTTTCAGTCCTCCCTGCTGATAGAAAGAACTCTAACGCTTTGGAGGCTCCAGGGATTCATGAAAAAGCAGAGAGAATAATTTCCAGGATATCACATATGCCATCAGCTCAACAGTATGCAGAGGCAGTGATGTATCCTGATTCTGCAACTTCGATGCCCCCTGCTCCAAAAACAGCAGATTCTACAACAAAACAGCTGGTGGATTCTAAAGTGTACCATGAAATGGCAACAACTGCTCCTCCAACTCGAGCACCATCACAATTTAAGGAAATATCAGGAGCAACCGAAGGTCCACAGAGAGTGTATAAAGTCCCTTCTACTCCATATTATGAACTTAACTCGGCTGTGGAAAGTCCAGTGGATGGAATTCCATTTCAATCCACCACATATCTGCCTGCAAATCAAGACAGTGTGGCTCGTATTTTTAGAGCTCTCTCTGACACTCATACAACTATTGAGTCTAAACAAGGACAGGGGGGACAGCCATCATCTTATGATGCTCCAGTAGAAAGTCGGCCTAGTTTTCATTTTACGGATCATGCTGAAGCTGCATCAATGCAATTTGGACCACCTCCTCAAGGTCCTCCTGTCCAGTATAAACCTGAATCGGTACAACAGGAAGGGACAGTTCCATGTGACAGGGAGCAAGTTCCACGGGAAAGTTTAGTTCCATCACAAAAAGGGAAAACACATTCTGTAGAGTCTGTTAAACAGCCTGCAAGTCAACATTCATACCAAACGGTTCAATCTCCACCTCTACAACAGCCAGTCTACAGAAACACTGATACTGGAGATTACCATGCTTTATACCATCAGGAAGCTACTAATATTCCACAACAAGCTAATGATAGCTGCTTTAAAGATGATGCAAGATACTACATCACTTCTGAGCCATTTGAGAAAAGGAGAGATGAAACGCGGAGTAGTATGGACGAGTCACAGAAGCACTTAAAAGATCAAT GTGAAAGAGACCAGGCGAACATGTGGACTCTCTACCGGCTGACTGACTTAAGTCAACAAAAAGGCTATTCTGCACAACCTGTAATGGGAAACACCCCAGCTTACAAGATATCAGATGAAGCTAAGATGGAGGCCACTGCTCCTTACATTTTAGTTGGTTTCAGCGTTCAAGATACACACGGCTCACAATCTATTCCTGGTCATTCCGTACTCTCAAATAATGAGATTAGCACACAGAGAAGATACATTGCCATACCTGTGGCTGTAGCAGTACCTAGAGAAGGACATGACCGTGCAGCCTGTGAGGAAACTCCCCCACGCCCTGAAaaccacaaataa